The following coding sequences lie in one Flavobacterium sp. 20NA77.7 genomic window:
- a CDS encoding 30S ribosomal protein S16, which yields MPVKIRLQRHGKKGKPFYWIVAADARSKRDGKFLEKLGTYNPNTNPATIDLNLDNAVQWLHNGAQPTDTARAILSYKGALLKHHLDGGVRKGALTQEQADAKLAAWLEEKSGKVASKETNLAKVQADAKAKALKAEKEANEKRIAAQAEAAQAAVATEEVAEEVTEEVVEETTEAVATEETVEVVAEETATEEVVAEEPAAEAESTSEETEEA from the coding sequence ATGCCAGTAAAAATTAGATTACAAAGACATGGTAAAAAAGGGAAACCTTTTTACTGGATTGTAGCAGCAGATGCTCGCTCAAAAAGAGATGGTAAATTCTTAGAAAAATTAGGAACTTACAATCCAAACACAAACCCTGCAACTATCGATTTAAATCTTGATAACGCAGTACAATGGTTACACAATGGAGCACAACCTACTGATACAGCTAGAGCAATCCTTTCTTACAAAGGAGCTTTATTAAAACACCATTTAGATGGAGGTGTTAGAAAAGGTGCATTAACTCAAGAACAAGCAGATGCTAAATTAGCAGCTTGGTTAGAGGAAAAATCAGGAAAAGTAGCTTCAAAAGAAACAAACTTAGCTAAAGTACAAGCAGATGCAAAAGCAAAAGCGTTAAAAGCTGAAAAAGAAGCTAACGAAAAACGTATTGCTGCACAAGCTGAAGCTGCACAAGCAGCTGTAGCTACTGAGGAAGTAGCTGAGGAAGTAACAGAAGAAGTAGTTGAAGAAACTACTGAAGCGGTTGCAACTGAAGAAACAGTTGAAGTTGTTGCTGAAGAAACAGCTACAGAAGAAGTAGTAGCTGAAGAACCTGCAGCAGAGGCTGAAAGCACAAGCGAAGAAACAGAAGAAGCTTAA
- the rimM gene encoding ribosome maturation factor RimM (Essential for efficient processing of 16S rRNA) — MRKEDCFYLGKIAKKFSFKGEVLIFLDTDEPELYQNLESIFVLMNRNLIPFFIDQAALHKDKFLRVKFEDVDSEEEADNLVGSEVYLPMDMLPKLEGNQFYYHEIIGFRVVDQRLGDIGTVNSIIENTAQPLFEIYKGDKQILIPMIDEFILEVNRTTKELLLNTPVGLVDLYME, encoded by the coding sequence ATGCGAAAAGAGGATTGTTTCTATCTTGGCAAAATCGCTAAAAAATTTAGTTTCAAAGGGGAAGTACTTATCTTTTTAGATACAGATGAACCTGAACTTTATCAAAATTTGGAATCAATTTTTGTTCTTATGAACAGAAATTTGATTCCATTTTTTATTGATCAAGCGGCATTACACAAAGATAAATTTCTTAGAGTCAAGTTTGAAGATGTAGATTCTGAAGAAGAAGCGGATAATTTAGTAGGTTCCGAAGTGTATTTGCCAATGGATATGTTGCCAAAATTAGAAGGTAATCAGTTTTATTATCATGAAATTATAGGATTTAGAGTTGTTGATCAACGATTAGGCGATATTGGAACCGTTAATTCTATAATTGAAAATACAGCTCAACCTCTTTTTGAAATTTATAAAGGAGATAAGCAAATTTTAATCCCTATGATTGATGAGTTTATCTTAGAAGTCAATCGCACAACTAAAGAATTGCTTCTTAATACACCTGTAGGTCTTGTAGATTTGTACATGGAGTAG
- a CDS encoding tRNA1(Val) (adenine(37)-N6)-methyltransferase: MKIGTDAVLLGAWTPLINNPYNILDIGAGTGILSLMLAQRSNAAQIDAFEIDQDAYEQCVENFEASPWGDRLFCFHAGLDEFVEEPEEEYDLIISNPPFYTDTYKSDDSSRDLARFEDAMPFDELIEAASLLLSENGIFSVIIPYKEEEYFSSLCNKLNLFPFNITRVKGTPTAEIKRSLLAFSRIEQPPKLNELTIEISRHHYTPEYIELTKDFYLKL; this comes from the coding sequence ATGAAAATAGGCACTGATGCTGTTTTGTTGGGTGCTTGGACACCGCTAATTAATAATCCATATAACATACTTGATATAGGCGCTGGAACTGGAATTTTATCTTTAATGTTAGCCCAAAGAAGCAACGCAGCGCAAATCGATGCATTTGAAATTGACCAAGACGCTTACGAACAATGTGTTGAAAATTTTGAGGCTTCGCCTTGGGGAGATCGTTTATTCTGTTTTCATGCGGGTTTAGATGAATTTGTGGAAGAACCTGAAGAGGAATACGATTTAATTATTTCTAATCCACCTTTTTATACTGATACCTATAAATCGGATGATAGTTCAAGAGATTTGGCACGTTTTGAAGACGCCATGCCTTTTGACGAATTAATAGAGGCGGCTTCATTGTTGCTTTCGGAGAATGGAATATTTTCGGTAATTATTCCTTATAAAGAAGAAGAATATTTTAGTTCACTTTGTAATAAATTGAATTTATTTCCATTTAATATTACGCGTGTAAAAGGTACGCCAACTGCTGAAATTAAAAGAAGTTTATTAGCTTTTTCTCGCATAGAACAACCCCCTAAACTTAACGAATTAACCATTGAAATTTCTCGTCATCATTATACTCCTGAATACATCGAATTGACGAAAGATTTTTATTTGAAGCTGTAA